One Candidatus Atelocyanobacterium thalassa isolate ALOHA genomic window, TAACTGCTAGCAAAGTTACCCACTGTAAAATACGTCGACTTGCAGTCCATTGTGAAAATTGTTTAACTGAAGCCGATTTTCTTAACAATGATATTTTAATACATAGACAAACTACGGCTAATTACAGTACAGAGTACGGACAAGTGTGGTATAGACAAGATGGACTAATAGAAAAAGTACATACAACTAAAGTTGAGCCACTTCATGCAGAACTAGAGCACTTTGTACATTGTATACGTGGAGGAGACCAACCTTCTGTTGGTGGAGTACAAGCCTTGAAAGCTTTAAGGTTAGCTAGTTCTATTGAACAGATGGCACTAGATGGTAAGATTTGGCAGCAATCGGACATAAACTATCAATATCTTAATCCTTTACCAACAAAAAGTTTTTGATTATGATTAATTTAAAAAATTCTTTTAGAATTATTATATTGAATAATTTTAAAAGAATTTTTGAGAACTTTATTAGAGGTAATAAGTATGGGCGATACTGGACTTGAACCAGTGACATCCTGCTTGTAAGGCAGGCGCTCTACCACTGAGCTAATCGCCCTTTCTAAGACCTATATATCATAACATAAGCATTTTATAAAAACAATAGTTGTTTTTATGAAAATATTAATTTAACTTTTAAAAAATACCATGCCTTCCGGCCGTACTCATGATCGTATTACTGTATTAAGTGTAGTTCCTATTACAATTTTATTTTATTTTATTTTTCGCCGTAAAGAACTTATATTATGGTTTGGTTTATCTTATATTTTTAGTGGATTAATGTTTGGACCAGATTTAGATATCTATTCACTACAATATAAACGATGGGGAATAGGGCGTTGGATTTGGCTTCCATATCAATATTCTTTTAAACATCGTTCTTTTTTATCTCATGGCTTTTTAATAGGAACAATAATTAGATTAATTTACTTTTTTGTTATCGTTATGATATTTACCATTTTTATAAATATGGTAATCCAATTTTTTCTAGGTTCTACTTACAATTGGTGGATTTTATTCACTACAAACTATAACAAATTAAGAGCTCAGTATTTAGAAGAAGCAGTCACAATATTTCTAGGTTTAGAATTAGGTTCTATGAGCCATTCAATAAGTGATACGTTAGTTACAAACTTTAAAAGATTAAAAACTAAATTTTTGAAAACTAAATAAAAATTACCCGATAAAACTAAATTAGTCTCATCGGGAAAAATAAAGATAATAAATATTTATTAACTCACCATTTAAGTAAATTAAACTGTTCCATATCTATAGTTTCACGGTTTCGATAAATTGATAAAATAATTGCTAGACCAACTGCAGCTTCTGCCGCAGCAACGGTAAGAACAAATATTGTAAAAATTTGCCCTTTAATTTCTTCTGAATCAAGAGCATTAGAAAATGCCATTAAGTTGATATTGACAGCGTTTAGCATTAACTCTATAGACATTAAAACTCGAACTGCATTACGACTACTTATAAGGCCGAAAATTCCAATACAAAAAAGAAATGCTGCTAATAACACATAAAATTCTAACTGTACTGCCATAAAACCTCATAGTGATGAATAAACTTTTACTTTTTATAAGTCTAAAGACTTAGATGAAGATAATTCCTGTAATTTTTCTTCTGTTAAACGTTCAGGCAACTCTAAAGCAGTTGATATACCTTCACTATCATAAATCTCAGGAATTAAATCGCGACGAGCTAGAACGATTGCTCCTACCATAGCTATTAGTAACAAAACAGAAGCCAATTCAAAAGGTAAAAGATAATCACTAAACAAATGTCTTCCGATTTTTATAACTGTACTTTCCAAAACTTCTGGAACAACAGCTTCCACATTCCAAGGAGTCATATAAACTACTGTTGAAAGTAGAGCAAAAATTCCTCCACAGACCATCATGGTAGCTACCCGGTTTATCCATGACTTAGATGAGTTAGAATAATCTCCTTTTTTATTTACTAGCATAATAGCAAACAAAATTAGAACATTAATTGCTCCTACATAAATTAAAACTTGAGCTGCTGCTATGAAATCAGCGTTTAAAAGAATATATAGTCCTGATATTCCTATAAAAACTCCTCCTAATAAGAATGCAGAATAAACAATGTTTGACAATAAAACAACGCCTAAAGCAGAGATAATTACTAACCCAGCTAAAATGGCGAAAGAGACAAGTTGGACTCCTTCTGCTAAATTCACTATTATTGATACTCCTTTTTCGTTGATTAGTAGAAATTCGATAGATGATAAAAAATTTCTTGCTAAAATAAAATTTTTTATCGACTATCATTTTATTGAGATAAAGTTTCTGTTTCCTTGATAATATCTTCAGGCCGCTTACCTGCTCTACGAGATCCTGATGGCAAATCATGAGGGTCAAGTACTTCCTTCGGTAAGTAAGCTAATTCCCTTAAGGGAGTAACCATTGGATCTTGTGTAACCTTGTAAGGTAATCTTCCAAGAGCTATACTGTCGTAATTTAATTCATGACGATCATAAGTAGCTAACTCATAATCTTCAGTCATGGATAAACAATTTGTAGGACAATATTCCACACAATTACCACAAAAAATACAAACTCCAAAGTCTATACTATAGTCTTTAAGATCTTTCTTTTTGTTTTCTTTGTTGAACTGCCAATTAACTACAGGAAGATTAATTGGGCATGATCTAACACATACTTCACAAGCGATACATTTATCAAATTCATGATGAATTCTTCCTCTGTATCGTTCTGAAGGAATTAGTTTTTCATAAGGATACTGTACTGTAATAGGTCGACGACTCATATGATCGAATGTCACAGACAAACCTTGACCAATATATTTTGCCGCTTGAATTGTACTTTTAGCGTAGTCTCCTACTTGTTTAAGAACACTAAACATATGCTTTTCTCTACTTCTTTAACAATAAAAATCAACCACCAAATGCAAATGGAAACACTAACTTAAAAGCTGCAGTTAAGAGTAGATTAACCAAAGATATCGGTAAAAGAAATTTCCATCCTAAATCTAATAATTGGTCAATACGTACACGAGGAACGGTCCATCTCATTAAGATAGCAAAAAAGACTAAGAGATATGCTTTCATGACAGTCATGAAAATTCCTACAGAGGCCATAATTATCTGTAACCAATAACTATTAGCATTAAGTCCTGACCATTCAGCTAATTTCTCAAGAGGAATAGGAAATCCCCAACCTCCCAAATATAGAACTGCGAAAATAAGAGCAGATAAAACCAAGTTAACGTAGGATCCTAGATAAAAAAGAGCGAATTTCATTCCAGAATACTCAGTTTGGTAACCAGCTACGATTTCTTCTTCAGCTTCAGGTAAATCAAAAGGGAGTCTCTCGCACTCTGCTAGTGCAGCAATCCAAAAAATTACAAACCCAAAAGGCTGTCTCCAAATATTCCATCCTAAAATACCGTACCCTGACTGTTGGTGTACAATATCTATTGTACTCAAGCTATTAGACATCATGACAACTGCTAGTACAGAAAGAGCTAGAGGAATTTCATAGCTAATTGATTGTGCCGCTGCTCTCAACCCTCCTAACAAAGAATACTTATTATTAGAAGCATAACCTGACATTAATAGTCCAATTGGAACGACACTAGATAAGGTTATCCAAAGAAAAATTCCAACATTAAGATCAGCAACAATTAAATCTTCCCCGAAAGGAACAATTAAATAAGAAATAAAGACTGGAACAACTACTAGTATCGGACCAATAGTAAATAGCCAAGAATCGGCCTTAGCTGGGATAATATCCTCTTTAAAGACTAATTTAATTCCATCAGCAACTGGCTGCAACACTCCTAGTGGCCCAGCATATTCTGGACCAATACGTTGTTGAACGGCAGCAGAAATTTTTCTTTCTAACCAGACTACAACTAAAACACCTACCGTTGCTGCGATAATCATCAACAAAGATGGTAAAGGTATCCACAAGGCTTTAGCTGCCCCGCTAGGAATCCCGAATTGTTTCAGGGATTCAATAAAATTCGTTTTTAGGTCAATTCCTGTGTTCATTACATTCTAACGCTATAAGTTAAGATTGCTAAGCCTCTTGCTTAGTATATCGTTGGACATGAGATAACCTTGCGAGCTTTATGGTTAATTCTTGAAAATCGAGCATAAATCTACAATATCTAATTAAAACTTGATTTAATTATTTAGGACGATATAATTTTTTGTATTTTAAAGTACTAATATTAATCAATCAAATCTTTAGGGAAAGGAAAATAACTTATCCTAGTATTTTAGTACAAGGCTAGTTGTAAATTCGCTATCTTACTACAGAATATTAAACATTGAGACTGTTTGCAAAACTTTACGTTATGCATGTAGTAATTTTATTTTAATATTCATAATTGAAAATTTGATGCTTTTTTAGAAATTTACCATGAAGATTTTAATAACAGGTGCAACGGGATTTTTAGGAACTAGTTTATGCTCTTTACTCCAAAGCCAAGGTCATGACTTAGTTTCCTTGAATTCCAAGAATTGTGATTTAACAAGATCAGACTCATTATTAAAATTCAACAATTTAGCCTATGATCAAGTTTATCACTTAGCAGCTTGGACACAAGCAGGAGACTTTTGTTTATATCATCCAGGTGAACAATGGATAATGAATCAAAAAATGAATACAAATGTTTTAGACTGGTGGCAAAAATATCAACCTCAAGCAAAATTCATTTGTATGGGAACAAGTTGTGCCTATGACAACGACTTATCTTTAGTAGAAGAAAATTACCTAACAGGAACACCTATTAGTAGTTTATTTACTTATGCTATGACTAAAAGAATGCTTTATGCAGGTCTTTTGGCTCTAAATAAGCAATATTCCTTAAATTATTTATGTTTGGTCCCTTCAACTTTATATGGAGCTGGGTACCATACTGACGGCAGACAAATGCATTTTATTTTTGATCTAATCCGGAAAATAATTCGTGGAAAACTTTATAATGAACCCGTCATTCTTTGGGGAGATGGTACTCAGTCAAGAGAGTTAGTTTTTGTCGAAGATTTTGCTAAAATTGCTGTTAAATTAGCTCAATGTACCAATAATGAATTAATAAATATTGGTGCCGGCGAAGAATATACTATTCAACATTTTGCTAAATTAATTTGCAATCAAGTAGGATATGACTTTAATAAAATTCAGTTTGATTCTTCTCGATATGTAGGAGCAAAATCTAAATGTTTAGTGACTAATAAACTTAAACAATCTTTGCCTGATAATGACTTGACTCCATTAGAATTAGGGTTAACAAAAACAATTGAGTGGTTCTGGCAGGAACAAGAAAAACTTGTTCCTATTTATTAAGAGAGGAAGGAACGGTGAACTATTGGATTCAACACAGACTAAATAACCTAGATAAAGCTTTTAACTCTAGGTATTGTAATGCTCTTGAAAATACTGTTGATTTAATTACAAAACAATTTCAAGCAGGTAATAAATTATTGATTTGTGGTAATGGTGGTTCAGCAGCAGATGCTCAACATATTGCTGCTGAATTTGTAGGCAGGTTTCAACTGCATCGTAGAGGACTGCCCGCCATAGCACTAGGTACTAATCCAGCTGTACTAACGGCATGGTCTAATGACTATGAATTCGAAACTATTTTTGCTCGTCAGGTAGAAGCTTTTGGAAAACCAGGAGATATTCTATGGGCGATTTCAACATCGGGTAAATCAGCCAATGTTATTCGTGCAATGGAAATAGCTAGAGAAATAGGACTAATTACAATTGGGATGGCTGGAAACGATGGAGGAGTATTAAAAGATTTAGCTGATTACCCTTTACTTGTTTCAGAATACCATACCCCGTATATTCAAGAGATTCATTTAATTACTTATCATAGGATTTGTGAACAAGTTGAAGCTAAACTATTTGCAAAAACTGGTTTAGGGGCACAAATTGCAGTCTAAATCAAAATGCTGGATAAAATAGCAACTTCTGATTCGTATATTTTCAAAAACCAAAAAGCTTTATTTCTAGATAGAGATGGAGTTGTTATTAAATACATACCTTATCTTTCTAAACCAGAACAAGTAGAGCTTCCTTTTGGCGCAGGGGAAGCTCTTAAACGATGGCAAGATAAAGGATATTTATTAATTTTAGTAACTAATCAAGCAGGTGTAGGAAGAGGCTACTACAACCTAGAGGATGTTACAGATGTACATAATTACATTTGTAAAGAATATAAAAAAAAATATGGAGTTAATTTCTACGACATTTTTATATGTCCTCATCATCCCAATGAGAAGTGCTTGTGTCGCAAACCTTCTCCTCAAATGTTGGTTGATGCGTCTATTAAATATAATATTTTACTATCTAAATCATTTTTTATTGGAGATACACTTAGCGATGTAGAATCTGCACTAAATGCAGGTTGTAATCCCATTTTATTATTAACTGGTAAAGGGAAAGATTCCCTTAAAAGAATAGTTAAATATCCTCATAAAATTCAAGTTTTTAATAGCTTACAAGAGACTGTGAAAATAATATAATTTAGACAAGATACTCAAATATGAATCCAAATGAAGAGAGACATTTAACACCGATATTTATATCATTAGTTCCTAATTTAATGCAAGGTCAAGGACACATAATCCCCTATCATAAATCTGTAAGTGAGGCTGTCTCTCAACTAGGTTGGAAACATTTCGTTGCTGTACCTATTAATAATAAAGTCCATAATTTACCTATTAATTGGGATACATGCCTAAGTAACTATGATTTAGAAAAAGAGGGGAGTTGGTATGATAAATTTCTTCATTTTCAAGAAATTTGGATATTAGGGAAAAAAATAGCTAATTATTTAAACAATAAAATCGCTGATCAATCAAGACCTCGTATCTTATTTATAGAAAGATTTATTCATCTACAACTTTTAGCTTTATTTCTAGCTTTACTACTAATCCCTACTAATAACTTATCGGTTTGGCTGCTATATCGAAGAGATACTCATAAAGATAAGACTAGAATTATTTATAAGATCCTGAATTACCTTATTAAAATTAGAATAAAACCAGAGAAATTTAAACTTGTGACAGATAGCGACTTATTGAGTAAACAGCTATCGAAATATTTTGAAATACCTGTGAAAGTTTTTCCGATTCCTCATACCAAAGTCAATTTATCTTCAAGTATTATAGATAATAAGTCTAAAATTTTATGTTGGTGGCCAGGGTTACCTAGAGAAGAAAAAGGCTGGCATATTATTCAAAAATTAGTCAGTTATTCTGGAGAAAATACAAAAAATATTTGCCTCATATGTTCAGAAAAAGCAAATCTACAGTCTACTAAAAATGGAGTTAATCTCGAATTAGTTAAAAACTATTTGACAAGAGAAGAATATTACTCTTGGCTTCATTTAAGTCAAGTAATCCTATTACCTTATGATTCTTTTGAATATGGCTCAAGGACATCAGGTATTTTTACCGAGTGTATTGTTTCTGGAAAGATACCTTTGGTTACCAATAATACGTGGATGTCTCATGAATGCCTTAAATATAATTTAACTGAATTAATTATTGATTGGCATAACCCAAAATATGTTTTTGATAATATAAAAAAAATAACTCAGTCTAATATTATTAAAAATAAAATACAAAATATGCAAGAAAGTTACAACAGATTCCACAATATTGCTAATTATAGTTTGACAATAAAAAACTTATATAGAGAAACGATAACTTCAAATTATGATTAAAGTTTATATTGATGCAACTCCTATCCGTGATAAGCCGACAGGTATTGGAGTTTACACATTTAATTTAATTAATGAATTACATTATTTAGAAGATACAAAAAATTTACAGCTAAATATTTATTTTCATCCTTCTTTAAAAAATTGGCTTCGCTGTAACTTTTTAATTCCAAAATTATTAAATAAATATTCAAAGGTATTACGTCTAAATATCCCAGTTAGTCTAGCTGATTTATTGGCAAAATATCTTCCTTTTATTTTCTCTTCTTTTAAGAAAAATTTAGATAACATAAATCTGATACATGGAACAGATCACTATATTTATCCCTATGAGAAGGCAGAAAAAATTATAACTATTCATGATCTTACTTTTTTAAAATTTCCAAAATACTCAACAAAAATAGTTAAAAGCTATACGGGAAGGATTGAAAGATGTTTAAAGTGGACAAATGCAGTTATAACTTTTTCAAAAAATACTAAACAAGATATTGTTGACTTTTTCAATGTTGATCCCAGTGCTATATATATTATCCCTCAGGCAAGTCGATACTCAAATAATTATCTTGCGCCTCAACTAACGCAAGATAATCCTATTTCTATAGAAAAACATTTGGATAGCCCATATTTCCTTTTTGTTAGTACTTTAGAACCAAGAAAAAATATTTTAAATCTAATCAAAGCATTTGAATATTTAAAAACAAATTACGATATTTCGCATCAATTGATACTAATTGGGAAGAAGGGATGGGGTTATCATCATATTGTCAATCATATAGACCAATCGCCTTTTAAACAAAATATTCACCATTTAGATTATGTATCAGATAAATCCTTAGCTACTTTTTATAACCAGGCAGAAATTTTTATTTATCCATCCTTTTATGAAGGGTTTGGCTTGCCTATTTTAGAGGCAATGACTTTAGGGAGTCCTGTTATCACGTCTAATACGTCTTCTTTACCAGAGGTAGCTGGCGATGCAGCATTGTATGTTGATCCTCACAACTACTATGAATTAGCAAGAATGATGCTAAAAGTATTAAAAAATCCTGATTTGAGGCAAGAGATGATTAAAAGAGGTAGACGACGAGCTGACAAATTTTCTTGGAGGAACACAGCATTGGAAACTTTAAGTGTATATAAATCTGTTTTAGATAAAAAAGATCAATTATAAAATATTTATTTAAGTATGATTAGAATTTAAGTCAACAATTTAAATTTTCTTGTTAAATCTCTATATAAAAAATGCAAAAGAATTCTCAATTAATTATTAATTTATCATTATTGCTATCAAAGCCTACAGGAATTAGCAACTATGCCAAAAATATCTTCCCTTATTTAAAGCCTTTAAAGCCAATATTGCTAACTTCTAGAGAATATGAAGATTTTGATAACTATTTAATTTCTAATAATTTAACGCCAGAACAAGGTACTAAAGGTCATCTTAGACGTTTATTGTGGACACAATTTAAATTATCTAAAATCTATCAAAATCTTGATTCATCTCTATTATTTTCTCCAGTACCTGAAATTCCTTTATGGAGTTCTTGTAGATCAGTTGTTGTGGTACATGATTTAATACCATTACGTTTTCCCAACAAAGCATCCCCGCTATATTATTATTTCAAATATTATGTTCCTGAAGTATTACGACAAGCAAAGCATATTATTTGTAATTCTCAAGCAACTGCCGAAGATATTCACAATATGTTAAATATTCCTAGCTGCAAGATTACTCCTATTTTACTTGCTCATGATAATAGAAATTTTCGCTTACTAAATTCAGATCAGAATATAAACGAGCCCAATGTACCTTATTTTCTTTATATAGGACGTCATGATCCTCATAAAAATATTGCTAGTATATTAAAAGCTTTTTCTAAATTAAAAAATTATAAAAATTATCAAATATGGTTAGTTGGTCCAAAAGATAAAAGATATACCTTGCAGCTTCAGAATTTAGCTCAGGAATTAGGAATTAGTCAACAATTAAGAATTCTTGATTATGTTTCATACGAAAAGTTACCATTAATTTTAAATCAAGCACTAGCTTTAGTGTTCCCTTCTTTATGGGAAGGATTTGGTTTTCCAGTTTTAGAGGCAATGGCATGTGGAACTCCTGTTATTACTTCTAATATTTCTTCCTTACCTGAAATTGTAAAAGATGCAGCTTTACTAATCAACCCTTATATGTGTCAAGAAATCACTTCTGCCATGGAACAAATTATTAAAGATGATACTTTAAGATCACAACTTAAAATATATGGTCTTAAAAGATCTAAAGCTTTTAGTTGGCAAAATACAGGAGAGAAAACCCTAGCAATCTTAGCGAAATTTTTGTAAGCTACATCATGAGAAGTAATTGGAGTTAAAAAATTATATGGAAATTGGTGTTCCTAGAGAAATTAAAGATCAAGAATTTCGCGTAGGTTTAAATCCTAGTAGTGTAAAGGTATTATGTAGTCAGGGACACCAAGTTTTTATAGAAGAATCTGCAGGGGAAGGATCTAGCTTCTCTAATAAAGATTATGAAAAAGTAGGTGCTAAGATTACTGATAGAAAATTTGTATGGGAAAAAGACTTAATAATAAAAGTTAAAGAGCCCTTAGCTGAAGAATACTCCTACTTTAAAAAGGATCAAATACTTTTCACTTATTTACACTTAGCAGCGAATAGAACTCTCACAGAGGCTTTGGTTACATCAGGGATAACCGCAATAGCCTATGAGACAGTCGCTCTAGAAGATGGAAAACTTCCATTATTAACTCCTATGAGCATTATTGCTGGTCGTCTATCAATACAAATTGGTGCAAGATATTTAGAAAAGCAGCAAGGAGGACGAGGTATTTTATTGAGTGGTATCCCCGGAGTATCATCTGCTCAAGTAGTTATACTAGGAGGAGGTGTTGTAGGTTCAGAAGCAGCTCGTATTGCTTTGGGTATGGGAGCTAGAGTACAAATTTTTGATATTAATGTTGAACGCTTAAGGTATTTAGAAACAATTTTTGGTTCGCGAGTGGAATTGCTCCATAGCAACATCTATGAAATAGAAAAAATGATACCTAAAGCTGATTTGTTGGTTGGTGCTGTATTAATTCCTGGAAGACGCGCTCCTATTTTAGTTTCTAAAGATTTAGTATCTAAAATGAATCCAGGATCAGTTATCATTGACGTGGCTGTTGATCAAGGAGGGTGTATCGAAACTTTAAAAGCAACTTCTCACAGCTCACCTATCTATTTAGAACATAATGTAGTCCATTTTGGAGTTCCCAATATGCCTGGTGCTGTTCCGTGGACGGCTACACAAGCGCTAAACAATAGTACTTTACCCTATGTTTTAAAATTAGCTAATTATGGATTAGAGGCACTAAAAAAGGACACAAGCTTAGAAAAAGGTTTAAATATTAAAGATAAATCTATAGTTCATCCAGCATTGAAAGAAGTTTTTAGTGATATTAGTTCAAATACATAATATCTTTATTTTAAATGTACTAGTGTTACACCTGATCCTCCTTCATTTTGAGATGCTAGCTTAAAGTCCTTAACTTGAGGGTGAATTTTTAGAAATTCATGAACTCCTTGGCGTAATTTACCAGTTCCTTTTCCATGAATGATCCACAGAACTCCAATATTGGTAGCTTGAGCAATTGCTTTTTCTAAGCTAATTTCAGCTTCAAATATTCTTGTACCACGTATATCAAGAGTATTATTATCCGTTCTAATATCATATTGATTTCCGACGTCAATTGCCTGAATATCTTGTCGTTGAACTGATTGCTTTTTAGCTTTTAGTTTATCTACTTTTAAACCGTCTAGTGATTCAATATCTGTAAATAATATTTTCATTGTCATTAAACCAAAACGAACAACTACCTCTTGGCTGTCAGCGATGACATCTAATACTTGAGCATTTTGGCCAAATTTAGTAATTTTAACCTTTTCTCCAATTTTTGGACAATAAGACGAATATTCTTTTTTAACTTGAGGAAGTTTTTCCTTAGAAATATTTAAAATTTCTTTAGTTGCTTGTAGAGCTTTTTGACTGGTTTTGTCTCCTTGTTGTAAATGTCGAATTACTTGAGCTATTTCTTCTTTAGCACTAGAGATAGCTTTCTGAATTTCTTTTTCTTGAAAATGTTTAAGTTCCTGCTCTCTTTCTTTCAAGATAACAGCTTTATCTGATACTTCTGTATAAAAATTTTTAGCTTGTTTAAGTAGTTCTTGTGCTTCGTTAGCTTTTAGTTCTTGTTTATTACGTTGTTCTTCTAATCCCAAAATAATATCATTAACATCTTTAGATTGTTCTCCAACAATATTTCTTGCAGCTTGAAGAATATTAAGATCTAAACCTAGATTCTGAGCAATACTGATGGCATTGGATCGTCCTGGAATGCCCCATAACAAACGATAAGATGGAGAGAAAGTTTGATCGTTAAATTCTACTGAAGCATTCTCAAATCTTGAATCTCGATATTTTAAAGCTTTAATTTCTCCATAATGCGTTGTAGCAATTGTCAACAGAGCATGGTTTGCTAAGTGACTTAATAACGAAATTGCTAATGCGCTACCCTCAGTAGGATCAGTACCTGCTCCCACTTCATCTAAAAGAACTAAGCTTGAACAGTTTTTAAACTTATTTAATATTTTCGAACTATTTGATTTAGAAGAATTGGATACAGCTTTAAGGATGAGAATAATACGACGAATGTGGCTAGAAAAAGTAGATAAGTTTTGTGTTATGGATTGCTCATCGCCAATATCAGCCAATACATTTTTAAACCAAGGCAATTTAACAGGACTTACCGCAGGAATGAATAAACCAACTTTAGCCATTAAGGCAGCTAAACCTAAGGTTTTTAGCGTAACAGTTTTCCCTCCTGTGTTTGGCCCAGTAATAGAAACTACATTAATTTTAGAATTAATCTGAATATCTATAGGAACTACTTGCACTCCTTGTTCCTTCTTTTGTTGCCAAATCAATAATGGATGATATAGCTTACGAAGAATAATTGTTTCTCCTTCTTCGATAAATTGAGGGATGTTTCCTCCTAACCACAGACTGTAGCGAGCTCTAGCTGTTGCTAGATCTAATTTTTGTATTGCTTCAACGAGATACTTTAAACTTTCTGCTACTTCGGCTATTTTTTCAGTTAATTGTCTAAGAATTACTATTTCTTCTATTGTTTCTTGGCGTAGATATTGGCAGTATTTATTACCAATATCTACGATATAACTTGGTTCTATATAAACTGTCATACCAGTATTGGAAGTGTCATGAACAATACCTGGAATTTGATCTTTTTGTAAAGTTTTTACAGGAATAACGAAACGATTATTTCTCTGAGTAATAAGACTTTCTTGGATAGCTCCTGCTTTTTTGTTTATGATACTTTGAAGCTTTTGATAAATTTCATTACGCAATTCTCTAAGTAAAAGTCTGATTTTACTTAATTTAGAGCTAGCATGCTCAGTTATATCCCC contains:
- a CDS encoding glycosyltransferase family 4 protein, which encodes MQKNSQLIINLSLLLSKPTGISNYAKNIFPYLKPLKPILLTSREYEDFDNYLISNNLTPEQGTKGHLRRLLWTQFKLSKIYQNLDSSLLFSPVPEIPLWSSCRSVVVVHDLIPLRFPNKASPLYYYFKYYVPEVLRQAKHIICNSQATAEDIHNMLNIPSCKITPILLAHDNRNFRLLNSDQNINEPNVPYFLYIGRHDPHKNIASILKAFSKLKNYKNYQIWLVGPKDKRYTLQLQNLAQELGISQQLRILDYVSYEKLPLILNQALALVFPSLWEGFGFPVLEAMACGTPVITSNISSLPEIVKDAALLINPYMCQEITSAMEQIIKDDTLRSQLKIYGLKRSKAFSWQNTGEKTLAILAKFL
- the ald gene encoding alanine dehydrogenase, which translates into the protein MEIGVPREIKDQEFRVGLNPSSVKVLCSQGHQVFIEESAGEGSSFSNKDYEKVGAKITDRKFVWEKDLIIKVKEPLAEEYSYFKKDQILFTYLHLAANRTLTEALVTSGITAIAYETVALEDGKLPLLTPMSIIAGRLSIQIGARYLEKQQGGRGILLSGIPGVSSAQVVILGGGVVGSEAARIALGMGARVQIFDINVERLRYLETIFGSRVELLHSNIYEIEKMIPKADLLVGAVLIPGRRAPILVSKDLVSKMNPGSVIIDVAVDQGGCIETLKATSHSSPIYLEHNVVHFGVPNMPGAVPWTATQALNNSTLPYVLKLANYGLEALKKDTSLEKGLNIKDKSIVHPALKEVFSDISSNT
- a CDS encoding endonuclease MutS2, whose product is MIHQETLKLLEWSRLCSHLATFATTKMGITAAQNPDIPELLTESQELLSQTEEVYYLEQDPKIKLIFEGIVDIRDVVKIAALGGYLSGKDLLGIAITLDKVRRLRKIVNSYEKLPLFNLKKLVNNIKTYPELEQTIRYCVDENGDITEHASSKLSKIRLLLRELRNEIYQKLQSIINKKAGAIQESLITQRNNRFVIPVKTLQKDQIPGIVHDTSNTGMTVYIEPSYIVDIGNKYCQYLRQETIEEIVILRQLTEKIAEVAESLKYLVEAIQKLDLATARARYSLWLGGNIPQFIEEGETIILRKLYHPLLIWQQKKEQGVQVVPIDIQINSKINVVSITGPNTGGKTVTLKTLGLAALMAKVGLFIPAVSPVKLPWFKNVLADIGDEQSITQNLSTFSSHIRRIILILKAVSNSSKSNSSKILNKFKNCSSLVLLDEVGAGTDPTEGSALAISLLSHLANHALLTIATTHYGEIKALKYRDSRFENASVEFNDQTFSPSYRLLWGIPGRSNAISIAQNLGLDLNILQAARNIVGEQSKDVNDIILGLEEQRNKQELKANEAQELLKQAKNFYTEVSDKAVILKEREQELKHFQEKEIQKAISSAKEEIAQVIRHLQQGDKTSQKALQATKEILNISKEKLPQVKKEYSSYCPKIGEKVKITKFGQNAQVLDVIADSQEVVVRFGLMTMKILFTDIESLDGLKVDKLKAKKQSVQRQDIQAIDVGNQYDIRTDNNTLDIRGTRIFEAEISLEKAIAQATNIGVLWIIHGKGTGKLRQGVHEFLKIHPQVKDFKLASQNEGGSGVTLVHLK